In a genomic window of Thiolapillus brandeum:
- the rlmN gene encoding 23S rRNA (adenine(2503)-C(2))-methyltransferase RlmN, giving the protein MLATDKTLNLLDLDRKAMEDYFVSLGAKAFHGRNVLKWIHKHGITDFERMTDLSRKLRTALGAEAIVRLPEIILEKPSLDGTVKWVMELEDGQRIETVYIPDGNRSTVCVSSQVGCALDCSFCSTARQGFNRNLSAGEIIAQVWHATRQMGKPPTNVVLMGMGEPLANFDAVVRAMDLMQDDLTYMISKYRVTISTSGIVPNLYRLREVSDVSLAVSLHAPDNALRDQLVPINRKYPLEELIPACREFVRNDKRRKVTWEYVMLDGINDSIAHAKALIRLLEGTPSKMNLIPFNPFPGTDYKSSPPERIEAFRQKLMKAGIMAILRKTRGDDIDAACGQLVGKVKDRSRRTEVSLRRAQQDRMAS; this is encoded by the coding sequence ATCTTGGCTACTGACAAAACTCTGAATCTGCTGGATCTGGACCGCAAGGCCATGGAGGACTACTTCGTGAGCCTGGGGGCCAAGGCTTTCCATGGACGCAATGTGCTGAAATGGATTCACAAGCATGGCATCACGGATTTTGAACGGATGACCGACTTGTCCAGGAAGCTGCGTACCGCCCTGGGAGCTGAGGCGATAGTGCGCCTGCCCGAAATCATCCTGGAAAAACCTTCCCTGGACGGCACCGTGAAGTGGGTTATGGAACTGGAAGACGGCCAGCGAATCGAAACCGTTTACATTCCCGATGGCAATCGCAGCACCGTGTGTGTGTCCTCTCAGGTGGGTTGTGCCCTGGACTGCTCTTTTTGTTCCACGGCCCGGCAGGGTTTCAACCGCAATCTCAGTGCCGGGGAGATCATAGCGCAGGTATGGCATGCGACCCGGCAGATGGGCAAGCCACCGACCAATGTGGTATTGATGGGCATGGGTGAACCCCTGGCCAATTTCGATGCCGTGGTTCGGGCCATGGATCTGATGCAGGATGACCTGACCTACATGATCTCCAAGTATCGGGTGACCATCAGCACCTCGGGCATCGTACCGAACCTGTACCGGTTGCGGGAAGTGTCGGATGTGAGCCTGGCCGTTTCCCTGCATGCTCCGGACAACGCCCTGCGTGACCAGCTGGTGCCCATCAATCGCAAATATCCTCTGGAAGAACTGATCCCCGCCTGCCGCGAGTTCGTCAGGAATGACAAGCGCCGCAAGGTAACCTGGGAGTACGTGATGCTGGACGGCATCAATGACAGCATTGCTCATGCCAAGGCTCTGATCCGGCTCCTGGAAGGCACTCCGTCGAAAATGAATCTGATTCCCTTCAATCCCTTTCCCGGAACTGATTACAAAAGTTCGCCCCCGGAGCGTATCGAGGCCTTTCGCCAGAAGCTCATGAAGGCGGGCATTATGGCGATATTGCGTAAGACCCGGGGCGATGATATCGATGCCGCCTGTGGCCAGTTGGTGGGGAAGGTCAAGGATCGCAGCAGGCGCACGGAAGTTTCCCTGCGTCGTGCGCAACAGGACAGGATGGCATCATGA
- a CDS encoding prolyl oligopeptidase family serine peptidase: MTIRFPARSAALLLLASTCSAATQTSISYPKAPAGSQVDDYHGTLVADPYRWLEELNSPRTRKWVEAENRLTGRWMEKFPTRETYHHRIEELWNFERYSVPWKQGGRYFFKRNDGLQNQSVVYTLRNLQDQPQVLLDPNKLSKDGTVALSGESVSPDGYYYAYGVSDAGSDWTEWRVRNIGSGKDLKDHLQWIKFSNVSWSADSKGFYYSHYDAPAAGQQLKSTNYSPKLYYHRLGDPQAKDKLVYSRPEHKDWSFGATATDDGHYLLISVSRGTEEKNLLYYQDLQHPNQNIRPLIEAWQASYTYLGNHGSRFWFLSNDQAPKGRILEIDLDHPASKNWKEIVPQSRDTIETASMIDNSFIVSYLHDAWHKIIIHPLHGQPRELELPGMGSANGFQGRRTDRETFYSWTSFNTPARIYHLDMETGQSRLFKAPRLKFDPDDYVTRQIFYKSKDGTRIPMFISHRKDLEPDGKTPTLLYGYGGFNISLTPWFSVSRLVWMEAGGIYAVPNLRGGGEYGEDWHQAGIKTRKQNVFDDFIAAGEWLVTNGYTTPRHLGIMGGSNGGLLVGAVLLQRPDLFAAALPAVGVMDMLRFNKFTIGWAWESDYGSPDNEEEFKALYAYSPYHNVRKGVCYPPTLVTTADHDDRVFPAHSFKFTAALQAAQSCENPVLIRIETRAGHGAGKPTRKRIEEAADTLAFLDYFLKRQP, encoded by the coding sequence ATGACCATCAGATTCCCCGCCCGCAGCGCCGCCCTCCTTCTGCTTGCCAGCACTTGCAGTGCCGCTACACAGACAAGCATTTCCTATCCCAAGGCTCCTGCGGGATCCCAGGTGGACGACTACCACGGGACATTGGTCGCAGATCCGTACCGCTGGCTGGAGGAACTGAACTCACCCCGGACCCGGAAATGGGTGGAGGCAGAAAACCGGTTGACGGGACGCTGGATGGAAAAATTCCCGACCCGGGAAACATACCATCATCGAATCGAGGAACTTTGGAATTTCGAGCGCTATTCCGTGCCCTGGAAGCAAGGCGGGCGTTATTTCTTCAAACGCAATGACGGCCTGCAGAATCAATCCGTGGTCTATACCCTGCGCAATCTGCAGGACCAGCCCCAGGTACTCCTCGATCCCAACAAGCTGTCGAAGGATGGCACCGTAGCCCTTTCGGGTGAATCCGTCAGCCCGGATGGATACTACTATGCCTATGGTGTCTCTGATGCGGGCTCCGACTGGACAGAATGGCGGGTGAGGAACATCGGGAGCGGCAAGGATCTGAAAGACCATCTGCAGTGGATCAAGTTCAGCAACGTCTCCTGGAGTGCTGACAGCAAGGGATTCTATTATTCCCACTATGACGCCCCGGCAGCAGGCCAGCAGCTCAAGAGCACCAATTACTCTCCCAAGCTGTATTATCACCGTCTTGGAGACCCCCAGGCCAAGGACAAGCTGGTTTACAGCCGTCCGGAACACAAGGATTGGTCGTTTGGCGCCACCGCCACTGATGATGGCCACTACCTGCTGATCAGCGTGAGCCGGGGTACGGAAGAAAAAAACCTCTTGTACTACCAGGACTTGCAGCATCCCAATCAAAACATACGGCCCCTCATCGAAGCGTGGCAGGCCAGCTACACGTATTTGGGCAACCACGGCTCACGCTTCTGGTTCCTGAGCAATGATCAGGCGCCGAAGGGCCGCATCCTGGAAATCGACCTGGATCATCCTGCATCAAAGAACTGGAAAGAGATCGTTCCTCAATCCCGGGACACCATCGAAACCGCCAGCATGATCGACAACAGCTTCATTGTCAGTTACCTGCACGATGCCTGGCACAAGATCATCATCCATCCGCTCCATGGCCAGCCCCGGGAACTGGAGCTGCCAGGCATGGGCAGCGCCAACGGTTTCCAGGGCAGGCGTACGGACAGGGAAACCTTCTATTCCTGGACCAGCTTCAATACCCCTGCACGCATCTACCATCTGGACATGGAGACCGGCCAATCGCGCCTCTTCAAAGCTCCCAGGCTGAAATTCGACCCGGATGACTATGTCACCCGTCAGATTTTCTACAAGAGCAAGGATGGCACCCGTATTCCCATGTTCATCAGTCACCGCAAGGATCTTGAACCTGACGGGAAGACCCCTACTCTGCTGTATGGCTATGGCGGTTTCAATATCTCTCTCACACCCTGGTTCTCAGTATCCCGGTTGGTATGGATGGAAGCCGGGGGCATTTACGCCGTACCCAATCTGCGAGGTGGTGGAGAATATGGTGAGGACTGGCACCAGGCTGGCATCAAGACCCGCAAGCAGAACGTATTCGACGACTTCATCGCGGCGGGTGAATGGCTCGTGACCAACGGATACACCACCCCTCGGCACCTGGGCATCATGGGTGGCAGCAATGGCGGTCTGCTGGTGGGCGCCGTACTCCTGCAGCGGCCGGATCTGTTCGCCGCAGCCCTGCCTGCGGTGGGCGTCATGGACATGCTGCGCTTCAACAAATTCACTATTGGCTGGGCCTGGGAATCAGACTATGGTTCCCCGGACAATGAGGAAGAGTTCAAGGCCCTGTACGCCTACTCGCCTTACCACAACGTCCGGAAAGGCGTTTGCTACCCCCCGACCCTGGTGACCACTGCCGATCACGATGACCGGGTTTTTCCTGCCCACAGTTTCAAGTTTACCGCCGCCCTGCAGGCTGCCCAGTCCTGTGAAAACCCGGTGCTCATCCGCATCGAGACCCGGGCGGGCCACGGTGCCGGAAAACCCACTCGCAAACGCATCGAGGAAGCTGCCGATACCCTGGCTTTCCTTGACTATTTCCTGAAACGCCAGCCATGA
- a CDS encoding site-2 protease family protein, translating to MKQPSAKPSLKWSMYLGSLAGIPVYIHATFLILLVWIALSYWRSEQSLAAVINGVGFIIALFACVVLHELGHALTARRFGISTRDITLLPIGGVSSLEKMPDDPREEILVALAGPAVNILIAAVLWLWLSLQGDMPGEGIAALLQGNMLQQLLALNLFLALFNLLPAFPMDGGRVLRAILALRMDHLKATRSAAAIGQAFALWLGLVGLLYNPFLLFIALFVWIGAMAEASSEEVKSLLQESTLEHAIITHFDTLAPQDALSRAIQLTLEGVQKDFPVMDQGEIIGVLTQEDLLRGLQEQGALAPVSAYMQTDIPKAEADQPLAQIMKELQDCHCRILAVTRQGKLVGIINMENILELLRIEAALKQQGNR from the coding sequence ATGAAACAGCCATCCGCAAAACCCTCTTTGAAATGGTCCATGTACCTGGGAAGCCTGGCAGGCATCCCCGTCTATATTCATGCCACTTTCCTGATTCTGCTGGTGTGGATCGCGCTGAGCTATTGGCGTAGCGAGCAAAGCCTGGCGGCCGTGATCAATGGCGTAGGGTTCATCATCGCCCTGTTCGCCTGCGTGGTGCTGCATGAACTGGGCCATGCGCTCACGGCCAGGAGATTCGGCATCAGCACCCGGGACATCACCCTCCTGCCTATTGGCGGGGTATCTTCCCTGGAGAAGATGCCTGACGATCCCAGGGAAGAAATCCTGGTCGCCCTGGCGGGGCCGGCAGTCAATATCCTCATCGCCGCAGTCCTCTGGCTATGGTTGAGCCTCCAGGGCGATATGCCGGGGGAGGGTATTGCCGCCCTGCTCCAGGGCAATATGCTGCAACAACTCCTGGCCCTGAACCTGTTTCTGGCCCTGTTCAACCTGCTGCCCGCCTTTCCCATGGACGGCGGCCGGGTGTTACGCGCCATTCTGGCCCTGCGCATGGATCACCTCAAGGCCACCCGCTCGGCAGCTGCCATCGGCCAGGCCTTTGCCTTGTGGCTGGGGCTGGTGGGCCTGTTGTACAACCCCTTCCTGCTGTTCATCGCCCTGTTCGTATGGATAGGAGCCATGGCCGAAGCCAGCAGTGAAGAAGTGAAGAGTCTGCTTCAGGAAAGCACCCTGGAACACGCCATCATCACGCATTTCGACACCCTGGCGCCCCAGGACGCCCTGTCCAGGGCCATCCAGCTCACCCTGGAAGGGGTACAAAAGGATTTTCCCGTAATGGATCAGGGAGAAATCATCGGAGTGCTCACCCAGGAAGACCTGCTGCGTGGCCTGCAGGAACAAGGCGCCCTGGCACCCGTATCGGCCTACATGCAAACCGATATCCCCAAGGCCGAAGCCGATCAGCCCCTGGCACAGATCATGAAGGAGCTTCAGGACTGCCATTGCCGGATTCTCGCCGTTACCCGGCAGGGCAAACTGGTCGGCATCATCAATATGGAAAACATCCTGGAACTACTGCGCATCGAAGCCGCATTGAAGCAGCAGGGCAACAGGTAA
- a CDS encoding efflux RND transporter permease subunit, whose translation MSKSRLGISGSIARRFQSTQITPLLALLGLLLGVFAVLITPREEEPQINVTFANVFIAFPGAAAKEVESLVSTPAEQALSEIDGIKHVYSTSMPGMSVLTVQFEVGEDRTDAIVRLYSKIFSKLDWLPPNLGVGQPIVKPKGIDDVPIVSATLWSKDPAMGSYELGLVAHAIESELKRVPGTRDIYTIGAPERAVKVIIDPQALAGYSIDLNDLRLALQAGNASRDNIKVTADNREILVQAGVFFSNPTEVADLVVGMKDGKPVYLRDVAQVEEGPDLPKNYVWTGPGPAASKVLDSEYPAVTIAVAKKPGTNAVQIAQRVIKRFEELEGIFIPDNVQVSITRNYGETADAKAKKLISKLIFATSSVILLVLLALGWREAIIVGAAVAVTLAITLFASWAWGFTLNRVSLFALIFSIGILVDDAIVVVENIHRHLAMGGRKLMEAIPLAVDEVGGPTILATFTVIAALLPMAFVSGLMGPYMSPIPINASMGMLISLAVAFIFTPWLTNHLLAHLAAGHASAQEEGGRGRLDGFFGAIMRPFLHQEKGRRNRWLLLFGILALIAASISLVVGKQVVMKMLPFDNKSEFQIVLDMPEGTSLEQTSLTLNEIAAYLSTVPEVLDYQVYAGTAAPISFNGLVRQYYLREGAYLGDIQVNLVDKHHRKRKSHEIALSVRDRVQAIASSYDGNAKIVEVPPGPPVLSPLVAEIYGIDYEGQIEAAKKVRDVFEDTPDIVDVDDSVEFPSDKAVVVVDRVRAARLGISQADVAKALSAVLGGEDMAFIHGTNLKYAVPIRVRLSEAARADLDQVLAFKIRGRNGSFVPLSEVVSVVPSEREYSIYHKDLLPVVYVVGDMAGKTDSPLYGMFDISSRLKEQHGPVQWFLSQPANPYDFSLKWDGEWQVTYETFRDMGIAYSVGLLLIYLLVVAQFRSYLVPLVIMAPIPLTIIGILPGHALLGAQFTATSMIGMIALAGIIVRNSILLVDFINQEVRGGSSFEAAVVRSAAVRAKPIVLTAVAAMMGAFFILDDPIFSGLAVALIFGLLVSTVLTLVVIPVVYYGVMKNRIGKLLAQDTAEL comes from the coding sequence ATGAGTAAGTCCCGGCTGGGCATCTCCGGCAGTATTGCCCGGCGTTTTCAGTCCACCCAGATCACACCTTTGCTGGCTCTTCTGGGGTTGCTCCTGGGGGTGTTTGCCGTGCTGATCACGCCTCGCGAGGAAGAGCCCCAGATCAACGTGACTTTCGCCAATGTCTTTATCGCTTTTCCCGGTGCGGCGGCGAAAGAAGTGGAAAGCCTGGTGTCCACTCCCGCAGAGCAGGCCCTATCGGAAATCGACGGCATCAAGCATGTCTATTCCACTTCCATGCCGGGCATGTCCGTGCTCACGGTACAGTTCGAGGTGGGGGAAGACCGCACCGATGCCATCGTACGCCTGTATTCCAAGATCTTCTCCAAGCTGGACTGGTTGCCGCCAAACCTGGGGGTTGGCCAACCCATCGTCAAGCCCAAGGGAATCGACGATGTGCCCATCGTCAGCGCCACCCTGTGGAGCAAGGATCCGGCCATGGGTTCGTATGAACTGGGTCTGGTGGCTCATGCCATTGAATCGGAACTCAAGCGTGTGCCTGGCACCCGGGACATCTACACCATAGGCGCACCGGAAAGGGCGGTGAAGGTGATCATCGATCCCCAGGCCCTGGCGGGGTACAGTATCGATCTCAACGATTTGCGCCTGGCCCTGCAGGCAGGCAATGCTTCCCGGGACAACATCAAGGTCACCGCCGACAACCGGGAGATTCTGGTTCAGGCGGGTGTCTTCTTCAGCAACCCTACGGAAGTGGCGGATCTGGTGGTCGGCATGAAGGACGGCAAGCCCGTGTATTTGCGTGACGTGGCGCAGGTGGAGGAAGGCCCCGATCTGCCAAAGAACTATGTCTGGACCGGCCCGGGGCCAGCCGCTTCCAAGGTGCTGGATAGTGAGTATCCTGCCGTGACCATCGCTGTCGCCAAGAAGCCCGGCACCAATGCGGTACAGATTGCCCAGCGGGTGATTAAGCGCTTCGAGGAACTCGAGGGTATCTTCATTCCCGACAACGTGCAGGTGAGTATTACCCGCAACTACGGAGAGACCGCAGATGCCAAGGCGAAGAAGCTCATCAGCAAGCTGATTTTTGCCACCTCTTCGGTGATCCTTCTGGTCTTGCTGGCTCTGGGCTGGCGCGAAGCCATCATCGTTGGCGCGGCAGTGGCGGTGACTCTGGCCATTACCCTGTTCGCCTCCTGGGCCTGGGGTTTTACCCTCAACCGCGTGTCCCTGTTCGCCCTGATTTTTTCCATTGGTATCCTGGTGGATGATGCCATCGTGGTGGTGGAGAATATCCACCGGCATTTGGCCATGGGCGGCAGGAAACTGATGGAAGCCATTCCTCTTGCCGTGGACGAGGTGGGTGGCCCCACCATTCTGGCCACCTTCACGGTCATTGCCGCCCTGTTGCCCATGGCCTTTGTGAGCGGCCTGATGGGGCCTTATATGAGCCCCATACCCATCAATGCTTCCATGGGTATGCTGATCTCCCTGGCGGTGGCGTTTATTTTCACACCCTGGCTCACCAATCATCTGCTGGCGCACCTGGCAGCTGGCCATGCTTCGGCGCAGGAGGAAGGAGGCCGGGGCCGCCTGGATGGGTTCTTCGGTGCCATCATGCGGCCATTCCTGCACCAGGAAAAGGGCCGACGGAACCGCTGGCTGCTGCTGTTCGGCATTCTGGCCCTGATTGCTGCGTCCATTTCCCTGGTGGTGGGCAAACAGGTGGTTATGAAAATGCTGCCCTTCGACAACAAGTCGGAATTCCAGATCGTCCTGGACATGCCTGAGGGTACGTCCCTGGAGCAGACCAGCCTGACCCTGAATGAGATTGCGGCCTATCTGTCCACTGTGCCCGAGGTGCTCGACTATCAGGTATATGCCGGCACCGCAGCACCTATCAGTTTCAATGGTCTGGTGCGTCAATACTATCTTCGGGAAGGGGCGTATCTGGGGGATATCCAGGTCAATCTGGTGGACAAGCATCACCGCAAGCGCAAGAGCCACGAGATTGCCCTGTCCGTGCGCGACAGGGTGCAGGCCATTGCTTCCAGCTATGATGGCAATGCCAAGATCGTTGAGGTGCCGCCCGGGCCACCCGTACTCTCGCCCCTGGTGGCGGAGATCTATGGCATCGACTATGAAGGCCAGATCGAGGCGGCCAAAAAAGTGCGGGATGTTTTCGAGGATACGCCGGATATCGTGGACGTCGATGACTCCGTGGAATTTCCCTCGGACAAGGCCGTGGTCGTAGTGGATCGGGTGCGGGCAGCGCGCCTGGGCATTTCCCAGGCAGATGTGGCCAAGGCCTTGTCGGCAGTGCTGGGTGGCGAGGATATGGCCTTTATCCATGGTACCAACCTGAAATACGCCGTGCCCATACGAGTGCGCCTGAGTGAAGCGGCCCGGGCAGACCTGGATCAGGTGCTGGCCTTCAAGATCCGTGGCCGCAACGGCAGTTTCGTGCCCCTGTCGGAAGTGGTGTCCGTGGTGCCTTCCGAGCGGGAGTACAGCATTTATCACAAGGACCTGCTGCCGGTGGTCTATGTAGTGGGGGACATGGCGGGCAAGACGGACAGCCCCCTGTACGGCATGTTCGACATTTCCTCGCGCCTGAAGGAGCAGCACGGCCCTGTGCAGTGGTTCCTCAGCCAGCCTGCCAACCCTTATGATTTCAGCCTCAAGTGGGACGGGGAATGGCAGGTCACCTATGAGACCTTCCGTGACATGGGGATTGCCTATTCCGTGGGCCTGTTGCTCATCTACCTGCTGGTGGTGGCCCAGTTCCGTTCCTATCTGGTGCCTCTGGTGATCATGGCGCCCATTCCTCTGACCATCATTGGCATCCTGCCCGGTCATGCCTTGTTGGGGGCTCAGTTTACGGCGACTTCCATGATTGGCATGATTGCCCTGGCGGGCATCATCGTGCGCAACTCCATCCTGCTGGTGGATTTCATCAACCAGGAAGTGCGGGGTGGTTCCAGCTTTGAGGCGGCCGTGGTGCGCTCTGCCGCAGTGCGCGCCAAGCCTATTGTTCTCACGGCAGTAGCGGCCATGATGGGGGCATTCTTCATACTCGATGATCCCATCTTCTCCGGTCTGGCCGTGGCCCTGATCTTTGGCCTGCTGGTGTCCACCGTGTTGACTCTGGTGGTGATTCCGGTGGTGTATTACGGGGTGATGAAGAACCGTATCGGCAAGCTGCTGGCTCAGGATACGGCGGAGCTTTAG
- a CDS encoding efflux RND transporter periplasmic adaptor subunit — MNHLLSHPMRALLFLSLLSCLLTAGSAAFAREDLATATVEEVSVPRVFRLDGVVEAVNQSTISAQTNGQVEAIYYDVDDVVEAGALLVKLKDAEQKAALKRAEADRRAATAVLADARSNYERIKGLFAKKLVARSELDKAQASLDTARAKLDAARAALEQAREQLSYTRVTAPYKGIVTQRHVQVGEVAHPGTPLMSGISLEQLRVTVDVPQSLIIAIRSKGKARVQLPGGRWIAVTDMTIFPFADPASNTFKLRLMLPGNVEHLFPGMLVKTAFETGIAPALVVPASAVAYRSEVTGVYVLDEDEEHIRFRYVRLGDALGEEIVTVLSGLQEGDKVFLDPIKAGVALKRQRRQAREQGNHEHE; from the coding sequence ATGAATCACTTGCTGAGCCATCCCATGCGTGCTTTGTTATTTCTTTCGCTGTTGTCGTGCCTCCTGACTGCTGGTAGTGCTGCCTTCGCCAGGGAAGATCTTGCCACTGCAACGGTGGAAGAGGTTTCCGTGCCCAGAGTATTCCGTCTCGATGGTGTGGTGGAAGCGGTCAATCAATCCACCATCTCTGCCCAGACCAATGGGCAGGTGGAGGCCATCTATTATGATGTGGATGATGTCGTGGAAGCCGGCGCCCTGCTGGTCAAGCTCAAGGATGCTGAGCAGAAGGCGGCGCTGAAAAGAGCAGAGGCGGACCGGCGTGCTGCGACAGCGGTTTTGGCGGATGCCCGTTCCAACTATGAGCGTATCAAGGGGCTGTTTGCCAAAAAGCTGGTGGCCCGCTCCGAGCTGGATAAGGCCCAGGCTTCCCTGGATACGGCCAGGGCTAAACTGGATGCTGCCCGTGCTGCCCTGGAGCAGGCCCGGGAGCAACTCAGCTATACCCGGGTGACCGCGCCTTACAAGGGCATCGTCACGCAACGCCATGTGCAGGTGGGAGAGGTGGCTCACCCCGGTACCCCGCTTATGAGTGGTATATCACTCGAGCAGTTGCGTGTGACTGTGGATGTGCCCCAGAGCCTGATCATCGCCATACGCAGCAAAGGCAAGGCCAGGGTGCAACTGCCCGGTGGACGCTGGATCGCGGTGACGGATATGACCATTTTCCCCTTTGCCGATCCGGCTTCCAATACCTTCAAGCTGCGTCTCATGCTGCCCGGGAATGTGGAGCACCTGTTTCCCGGCATGTTGGTAAAGACGGCTTTCGAAACCGGCATTGCACCCGCCCTGGTGGTGCCTGCCAGTGCCGTGGCCTACCGATCCGAAGTAACAGGCGTGTATGTGCTGGATGAGGATGAAGAGCATATCCGTTTCCGCTATGTGCGCCTGGGTGATGCCCTGGGTGAGGAAATCGTCACGGTGCTCTCCGGGTTGCAGGAAGGTGACAAGGTGTTCCTCGATCCCATCAAGGCGGGTGTGGCGTTGAAACGCCAGCGCCGTCAGGCGCGGGAGCAGGGCAATCATGAGCATGAGTAA
- the sthA gene encoding Si-specific NAD(P)(+) transhydrogenase encodes MDTYDAVIIGSGPGGEGAAMRMAKAGLKVAVVEEQPQVGGNCTHRGTIPSKALRHAIQLLADYRHHPLFEHTLSTMDITWPQLLRTSDQVIGQQVSMQHRYYTRNGVQVVHGRGRFTGSHELEVTRADGSTSNLKGKYFVIATGSRPWRPPQLDFTHPGIRDSDTLLDMDYTPRRVTIFGAGVIGCEYASIFANLDVKVNLVNTRDRLLSFLDDEVTDALSYHLRDQGVLLLHNEALDSVDMDDGEVTLTCKSGRVIRSDILLWANGRSGNTANMGLEDLGIEINKRGQIETNDRFQSSQEHIFAVGDVAGPPGLASASYDQGRFVGSYIAEGKVDWRLVDEVPTGIYTSPEISSLGRTEAELTQQNIPFEVGRAEFKNLARAQISGHTTGMLKILFHRETLELLGIHCFGQEAAEIIHIGQAIMSQSGKSNNLRYFAETTFNYPTMAEAYRVAALYGLNRLG; translated from the coding sequence ATGGATACTTATGATGCAGTGATCATCGGCAGCGGCCCGGGCGGCGAAGGCGCCGCCATGCGCATGGCCAAGGCAGGGCTGAAAGTGGCCGTAGTGGAAGAGCAGCCTCAGGTTGGCGGCAACTGCACTCATCGTGGCACCATCCCCAGCAAGGCCTTGCGCCACGCCATCCAGCTGCTGGCCGATTACCGTCACCATCCCCTGTTCGAACATACCCTGTCCACCATGGATATCACCTGGCCCCAACTGCTGCGCACCTCGGATCAGGTTATCGGCCAGCAAGTGAGCATGCAACACCGCTACTACACCCGCAATGGGGTGCAGGTCGTGCATGGCCGGGGACGTTTCACCGGTTCCCATGAACTGGAAGTCACCCGCGCCGACGGCAGCACTTCCAACCTGAAGGGAAAATATTTCGTCATCGCCACCGGCTCCCGCCCCTGGCGGCCACCGCAACTGGATTTTACTCATCCGGGCATCCGCGACAGCGACACACTCCTGGATATGGATTACACCCCGCGGCGGGTCACCATCTTCGGCGCTGGGGTTATTGGTTGTGAATATGCGTCCATCTTCGCCAATCTTGACGTCAAGGTGAACCTGGTAAACACTCGGGACCGGCTGCTCTCCTTCCTTGACGACGAAGTGACGGACGCCCTCAGTTACCACCTGCGGGATCAGGGTGTGCTGCTGCTGCACAACGAGGCTCTGGATTCGGTGGACATGGATGACGGAGAAGTCACTCTTACCTGCAAATCCGGACGGGTGATCCGCTCGGACATTCTGCTGTGGGCCAATGGCCGTTCCGGCAACACGGCAAACATGGGACTGGAAGACCTGGGCATAGAAATCAACAAGCGCGGCCAGATCGAAACCAACGACCGGTTTCAATCCTCACAGGAACACATCTTCGCCGTAGGGGATGTGGCAGGGCCGCCCGGGCTGGCCTCAGCCAGCTATGACCAGGGACGCTTCGTGGGCAGCTATATTGCCGAAGGAAAGGTGGACTGGCGCCTGGTGGACGAGGTGCCTACCGGTATCTACACCAGCCCGGAGATCAGTTCTCTGGGACGCACGGAAGCCGAACTGACCCAGCAGAACATACCTTTTGAAGTGGGACGTGCTGAATTCAAAAACCTGGCACGGGCGCAGATTTCCGGCCACACCACGGGCATGCTCAAGATTCTCTTCCATCGGGAGACCCTGGAGCTACTGGGGATACATTGCTTTGGACAGGAGGCGGCTGAGATCATCCATATCGGCCAGGCCATCATGTCCCAATCGGGGAAGAGCAACAATCTGCGTTATTTTGCCGAGACCACCTTCAACTATCCCACCATGGCGGAAGCCTACCGGGTGGCGGCTCTGTACGGCCTGAACCGCCTGGGATAG
- a CDS encoding Fur family transcriptional regulator, whose amino-acid sequence MDSISTLPVVSNIREHLAGVGVYPTSQRCALAELIFARHQHMTADQVYEKALQQDIRVSRATVYNTLNLFVEKGLLREIFVNPTHTYYDSNTRPHFHYYNIDNDSLTDVEGDVANDLILRNLPGGTVLEGIDVVVRVRNQACR is encoded by the coding sequence ATGGATTCAATATCGACGCTGCCCGTGGTATCAAATATTCGAGAGCACCTGGCTGGAGTGGGCGTCTATCCGACTTCTCAGCGGTGTGCCCTGGCGGAGCTGATTTTTGCCAGGCATCAGCACATGACGGCTGACCAGGTGTACGAAAAGGCCCTTCAGCAGGATATCAGGGTATCCCGTGCCACGGTTTACAATACCTTGAACCTTTTTGTGGAAAAGGGTCTGTTGCGCGAGATATTCGTCAATCCCACGCATACCTACTATGATTCCAACACTCGGCCCCATTTTCATTACTACAATATCGACAACGACAGCCTCACCGATGTGGAAGGTGATGTCGCCAATGACCTGATCCTGCGAAATCTTCCCGGAGGTACGGTGCTGGAAGGGATCGATGTGGTGGTGCGGGTGCGTAATCAGGCATGTCGCTGA